The Nocardia sp. NBC_01329 sequence GAACGATGGAGATGATGTCGGCGTGCTTCGCGGCGAGCTTCAGCATCCTGGGCCCGCCGCCGCCGGTGCACAGCGGCGGGCGCGGGCCCTGCCGCGGCCGTGGGGTCCCCTTGACGCCGTGCACCTGGTAGTACTTGCCCTCGAAGGTGCACTCCTGGCCGCGCAGCAGCGTGTCCAGAATGGTCAGCGTCTCATCGAGCTTGGCCAGCCGGACACCCGGCCGGTCGTAGTCCAGCCCGGCAGCCTCGAACTCGTCGGCCTTCCAGCCGGCCCCGATCCCGACCTCGAGCCGGCCCTTGGACAGCACATCGATGGTGGCCAGATCCTTGGCCAGTACCACCGGATGCCGAAAACCGTTGGCCAGCACCGACGTACCCAACCTGATCCGGTCGGTGGCCTGGGTCAGCGCGCCGAGAGCGGCGATCGGACCGATCTGGTCCCCGAGATGATCGGGCACCACGAAGGTGTCGTAGCCGTACTCCTCGGCCTGCTGCGCCGTCTGGATGAACTTGCGGGCGCCACCCTCCTGTTTGTTTCCCTCACCCGCGGCCGCGAAGCGGAACTTACGCAGCGGAGTGCCCAGCGCGCTCAACTCATCCACCGGTGCGGCGGCTTCTGTCATGAACTCATGCTCCTGGATATCGGAAGTCTGCGTGCCCCCAGCCGGCGCAGGGCCCGGGATGCGCGATCACCAGCGCACTTTACAGCCTGCCGGACGGCGGGGAACACGCTGAGGGCGGTGAATTGTCACAAGACGACCGCCGCGCCGCCACCGCCCCCGGCATCCGCGGATCAGGAATGCGGCGGCGACGGCGCACTACCGACCAGACCGACCGCCCAGTCGGCCGCCCACTGCGTGGCGGTCGTACCGTCCGGATCGACCACGAAGTTGTGGTAGAGGCTGTGCACGGGATTGCCCACAGCCTGAGTCAGGGTGCCGACACTGCCCAGAATATTGGCCGGAGTAAGCGCATTGCGGGGCGCGTCGCAGATCAGATCACCGGGCGCGCAGATCGTGTACACCCGGTCCGCCAATTCCCCGAACCCGCCTTTGCGCACACCCGTCATGGTGATCCCGGGCACGGTGAGACCGGCCAACGCCACCTCCGCACCGACCCCGGGCGGCGGAGTGCCGACCTGGATCGGCTGCCCCTCCCCGGTCTCGCCGGATCGCCGACCGTCGGCGATCAACGTGACGCCGAGCACCCGGCTCGCGGGCACCGGGCCATTGCCCTTACCGATCTGCTCGGCGATATCGCCGATGATGACCGCACCCTGCGAGAACCCGGCCAGCACATAGTTGGTGAGCGGACACTCCTGATGACGCTGAGTCAGGAAATCGAAGGTCCGCCGTGTGCCCTCGGTACGGCTCACGTTGTAGGAGGCCTGACCGTCCGGCGGGATCGCCACCGGATTGGAGAACTGCGCGATGTAGGGGACGGTATAGACATCGACCCGCCCGGCCGGGAACTGCTCCTGAACCGGGCCGCTCACATTCAGCATCAACGAAGCGGGATTGGCCGTCGGGCTGTGCGGATCATCGTCACTGTTGGACTCCCAAGTACCCGGCACCGAGATCATCTGCACATCCGGGCAACTCGCGGGCTGGCTGGTCGGTTCACCAGGCCCGGGCTCGGGACCCGGGCCGGGTTCGGGCTCGCGCAGACAGCCGGCCAGCAGATACCAGAGCAAAATCACGATGACGAGCCCGACGACTCCCACCACGAGCACAGTCAGACAACCCGCCGGTCGGCGGCGCCCGGTACGTCCCCTACTCATCGGCAACCACTAGCAGTAGTGCGCTTTAGCGGTACTGATGTAGATCTGACCCGCCTGCTCGACCGGCATCTTCGCCGGGTCGAACGACGGATCCGAACCGGCCATCGCGTTCACGAACGTCACCATATCGGCATCGGAAGTCCCCGCAGCCACACCCTGGCAGACGTAATTGCCGATACTCAACGCGATATCCGGCGACGACGGGGTCACGCCCTGCTTGCCCAGCTCATCGACGAAAGTCTGTTCTCTCTCGCCGAGCTGCCCGGATTGGGTCGCCTCCGGCGGCACCGGGGCGGGACGCTCCGGCTCCTCGGCCGGTGCCTCGGGTTCGCCGGGCTGCTCGGGAGCCGGCGCCTCACCCTCCGGAGCCGGAGCCGGACTCTCGGCCGAAGGAGCCGGAGCCGAACTCGCGGACGGCGCTCCGGCCTGGGTCGACAGTGTGGGAGTGCTGGTCGCGGTCGATTCCTCGTCGCCGCAGCCGGCGAGCAATCCGGCGGCCGCGACCGCCGCCACCACACCGAGCAATGTGCCTCGGGTCCGATACATACATTCCATCCTGTGTTCCGGCGCGCGGTGCGCGCGGGTCCACGGCCGCTCGAGTCGGGGCCGCCGAACCACTGGGTTGACGTCTGGTTTGCGTCCCGGCCCGGCGGGTTGCCCCGGGCCGCGATCACCGAGGGTAATACCAGACCACCGAGTGGCGCCGACTCCCCGGCCGGTCGAGGGGCCCGGAGGTCGGTTCGAACAAGCCCGACGGACGGCGAACGGCCCGGTTTGTGAAGGTGACCGCCGCGCCGACCGAGCGAGGAGAAAGAGTGGGCCGGCTCACACGGTCGGACAGCGGACTCGCATGTGCCGCCTGCACGAACCAGCCACACACCCGGTGCCGAGTCTTACGAGGCCCACAAAGGTCGAGGCCCGTCCCGCCGCTGCGCCCTCGAAAGTGCATGCGCCGAAGGCGCGAGTCTCGAGGGCGCAGCGGCGGGACTTCCAGGGGCCTCGACCCGCGGCGCCGCAGGCGCCGCCAAAAGACTCAGCCCCCGTGTACTTCCGCTCGATTGTCCCGGACAGTGACGAAGCCGCGCTGGAAGTTCTGTTGTACTCCACCGGGAATCGCGAACTCGTCGCTGATCGGGAATCCGATCCGACCGCCCTCGTATCCCGAGTCCCGCCAGGCATCCATGATCGGTCCGTTGCGCACGCCCCAGGTTCCGGACAGCGGGCTCCAGTAGAGGGATCCGCCTTCGAACCTGGTGAACTGTCCCAGGTCCTTCAGTGGAACTTGGGGTGCCGCGGGGAAGCCCAGCCAGCTGTTCTCGAAACCGAGTTCGGAGTACTTGCCCAAGATCATGCCTTCTACCCGGTGTGCGCCGGTGGCGGGGCTGAAGTAGAAGGGTCCGCCTTCGAAGGACTGAACCGCGCCGTCGCGGTTGGGTGTTTTCACCTCGGGCCCGACCGGGTAGCGGGCGGGGCCGCCCTCGAAACCTTGCTGTCCCCACTCGTCGAGGATCGCCCCGCGCACCATCTGTGCGCCGGTCTCCGGGGTCCAGTACAGGGAGCCGTGCTGGAACGGCTGGAAGCGGCCCCGCCCATCCGGGAGGGCCTGTTCGCCGCCGACCGGCAGTCCCAGACCGCCGTGCGGCCCACCCGCCGCCTGGTAGCCGCCGCCGAGGCGGCCTGCCACCGGTTGCGCGCCGGTGTGGGGTGAGTAGAAGACGCGGCCGTGGCGGAAGTCCTGGGCCAGGCCGCCGGGGACTTGGTATTCGCCGGTGAGGCAGTCGCCCAGCCAGCCGTTGCCCCCGGCGGCTGCGGCGATCGCGCCGCCGATCGCGCATTCGGGTTTCGCGGCCGGCACTCCGAGCGCTCCGGCGGCCTGCGACCAGGATTGGCGCATTTCGAAATCCCAGTACGGCCAGGTGTGGGTCCCGGCTGCCCGATAGTTGACGGTCGCCGGGATACCCAGTTCGCCGATTTTCTCCACGAAGTTCTGTGAGGTCAGCAGGGCCAGTGTCTCCAGACCCATCCCGAACATATTCGTGCTCACTCCCGGTATTTCCGAGCCTTCGTCGTGTTTGCCGGAGGCACCGGTTC is a genomic window containing:
- a CDS encoding alpha/beta hydrolase-fold protein, which codes for MTRVTRRTTGRSRGRARRQLTAWAAALVLPFAAVTAPALAQPTAAAAPATIRNVVWHTDRDVAVWVNSPAMGAPIQVRLLLARDWNTQPDAKFPVLYMLDGLRATDDQNGWISDAGAVDFYADKNTTVVLPVGGRSSFYSDWLQPDNGKNYKWETFLTKELPPLLESQWRATSTRGIAGLSMGGTAAMFLAARNPEFVKYAASYSGFLTTTSLGMPQAIRLAMVDAGGFDSAAMWGPPGSPEWEEHDPLLIADRLKGKSLYISSGTGASGKHDEGSEIPGVSTNMFGMGLETLALLTSQNFVEKIGELGIPATVNYRAAGTHTWPYWDFEMRQSWSQAAGALGVPAAKPECAIGGAIAAAAGGNGWLGDCLTGEYQVPGGLAQDFRHGRVFYSPHTGAQPVAGRLGGGYQAAGGPHGGLGLPVGGEQALPDGRGRFQPFQHGSLYWTPETGAQMVRGAILDEWGQQGFEGGPARYPVGPEVKTPNRDGAVQSFEGGPFYFSPATGAHRVEGMILGKYSELGFENSWLGFPAAPQVPLKDLGQFTRFEGGSLYWSPLSGTWGVRNGPIMDAWRDSGYEGGRIGFPISDEFAIPGGVQQNFQRGFVTVRDNRAEVHGG
- a CDS encoding LLM class F420-dependent oxidoreductase, translated to MTEAAAPVDELSALGTPLRKFRFAAAGEGNKQEGGARKFIQTAQQAEEYGYDTFVVPDHLGDQIGPIAALGALTQATDRIRLGTSVLANGFRHPVVLAKDLATIDVLSKGRLEVGIGAGWKADEFEAAGLDYDRPGVRLAKLDETLTILDTLLRGQECTFEGKYYQVHGVKGTPRPRQGPRPPLCTGGGGPRMLKLAAKHADIISIVPVTTSNGKGLLSGITLEKTIEKVNLIKEAAGDRFDQIELNWAITAIVITDDREKTAEMALSAIERGLHPDLEVDVALSVEEILNSPYVAIGSFEEIADQMRRVRQLTGMSYVGIFPTQMDAFAPVIPLLREE
- a CDS encoding DUF732 domain-containing protein; its protein translation is MYRTRGTLLGVVAAVAAAGLLAGCGDEESTATSTPTLSTQAGAPSASSAPAPSAESPAPAPEGEAPAPEQPGEPEAPAEEPERPAPVPPEATQSGQLGEREQTFVDELGKQGVTPSSPDIALSIGNYVCQGVAAGTSDADMVTFVNAMAGSDPSFDPAKMPVEQAGQIYISTAKAHYC
- a CDS encoding cutinase family protein, whose amino-acid sequence is MSRGRTGRRRPAGCLTVLVVGVVGLVIVILLWYLLAGCLREPEPGPGPEPGPGEPTSQPASCPDVQMISVPGTWESNSDDDPHSPTANPASLMLNVSGPVQEQFPAGRVDVYTVPYIAQFSNPVAIPPDGQASYNVSRTEGTRRTFDFLTQRHQECPLTNYVLAGFSQGAVIIGDIAEQIGKGNGPVPASRVLGVTLIADGRRSGETGEGQPIQVGTPPPGVGAEVALAGLTVPGITMTGVRKGGFGELADRVYTICAPGDLICDAPRNALTPANILGSVGTLTQAVGNPVHSLYHNFVVDPDGTTATQWAADWAVGLVGSAPSPPHS